A single Streptomyces sannanensis DNA region contains:
- the ngcE gene encoding N-acetylglucosamine/diacetylchitobiose ABC transporter substrate-binding protein, whose amino-acid sequence MGSTSAHNNEGLGRRDLIKRSAALGLISVPTMSFLSACASGDSGSDEKVEKGKKTATNPLAVNESAPLEVVIFDGGFGTKYAEDASAVYKKNFPNATVKFSKTQKIQSVLQPRFNGGNPPDLIDNSGAQQMDMGVLVGKNQLADLTPLLDAPSIDDPNKKVRDTLRPGIVEMGQFDGQPVWILYYAYTVYGVWYSQTALEKLDATYPETWDEMLALCEKAKKKGIAGWTYAGKYPYYLPFSLYPFIAKIGGREVLDAIDNLEPNAWKHPAVKAAFEAYYELYKKGYILKGTPGIDHIQSQTAWTQGKALFIPNGSWVENEAAKTTPADFKMAVSAPSSLDASDKMPFGTIWASGGEPFIVPAKAKNVQGGMEQLRIMLSEASSKNFTDSVKSLTALNGGTDGLTLTAGLQAGVDALKKAGDNVVNPRLQDWYVKLQKEQIGVAGLGEMMAGRLTPAEAIKKIQGFADAAAKDPNIKHYKHQ is encoded by the coding sequence ATGGGATCCACCTCCGCCCACAACAATGAGGGCCTCGGCCGTCGCGATCTGATCAAGCGTTCCGCTGCGCTCGGCCTGATCTCCGTCCCGACGATGAGTTTCCTGTCCGCCTGCGCCAGCGGCGACAGCGGCAGCGACGAGAAGGTCGAAAAGGGCAAGAAGACCGCCACGAACCCGTTGGCCGTCAACGAGTCGGCACCGCTCGAGGTCGTCATCTTCGACGGCGGTTTCGGCACGAAGTACGCCGAGGACGCCAGCGCCGTCTACAAGAAGAACTTCCCGAACGCCACCGTCAAGTTCTCCAAGACCCAGAAGATCCAGTCCGTCCTCCAGCCGCGGTTCAACGGCGGCAACCCGCCGGACCTCATCGACAACTCCGGTGCGCAGCAGATGGACATGGGTGTCCTGGTCGGCAAGAACCAGCTGGCCGACCTCACCCCGCTGCTGGACGCCCCGTCCATCGACGACCCGAACAAGAAGGTCCGCGACACCCTGCGCCCCGGCATCGTGGAGATGGGACAGTTCGACGGTCAGCCGGTGTGGATCCTGTACTACGCCTACACCGTGTACGGCGTGTGGTACTCGCAGACCGCGCTCGAGAAGCTCGACGCCACGTACCCCGAGACCTGGGACGAGATGCTCGCCCTGTGCGAGAAGGCGAAGAAGAAGGGCATCGCCGGCTGGACCTACGCCGGCAAGTACCCCTACTACCTGCCGTTCTCGCTCTATCCGTTCATCGCCAAGATCGGCGGCCGCGAGGTCCTCGACGCGATCGACAACCTGGAGCCCAACGCCTGGAAGCACCCGGCGGTCAAGGCGGCCTTCGAGGCGTACTACGAGCTCTACAAGAAGGGCTACATCCTCAAGGGCACGCCCGGCATCGACCACATCCAGTCGCAGACGGCCTGGACGCAGGGCAAGGCGCTCTTCATCCCGAACGGTTCCTGGGTGGAGAACGAGGCCGCGAAGACGACTCCGGCGGACTTCAAGATGGCCGTCAGCGCCCCCTCGAGCCTGGACGCCTCCGACAAGATGCCGTTCGGCACCATCTGGGCCTCCGGCGGCGAGCCCTTCATCGTCCCGGCCAAGGCGAAGAACGTGCAGGGAGGCATGGAGCAGCTGCGCATCATGCTCAGCGAGGCATCCTCGAAGAACTTCACCGACTCGGTGAAGTCCCTGACCGCCCTCAACGGCGGCACCGACGGCCTCACCCTGACCGCCGGTCTCCAGGCCGGCGTCGACGCGCTGAAGAAGGCCGGGGACAACGTGGTGAACCCCCGCCTGCAGGACTGGTACGTGAAGCTGCAGAAGGAGCAGATCGGCGTCGCGGGTCTGGGCGAGATGATGGCGGGCCGGCTCACCCCGGCCGAGGCGATCAAGAAGATCCAGGGCTTCGCCGACGCGGCGGCCAAGGACCCCAACATCAAGCACTACAAGCACCAGTAG
- a CDS encoding sugar ABC transporter permease, with translation MQHGKYRFIVGFLAAPLALYALFVIWPFIQSIYYSFTDWTGLSPDFRMTGFDNYARMLDDDVFWKSLQHSLLFALLLPLVTLGLALFFAFMLNVGGRRRRGAAIAGVRGSSFYKIAYFFPQVLSIAIVALLFQFAYNPNDGAINGALKAVGLDGVQPEWLGDPGLALWCVMAVLVWSTVGFFVVLFSAGMASIPKDFYEAALLDGAGRFTTFFRITLPLLWDTVQSGWVYMGILALGAESFAVVQIMTVGPGGPDYSTTVLPLYVYQAAFRDGQAGYATTIGVALLVVTLAFAAVVMRVGRRERLEF, from the coding sequence ATGCAGCACGGCAAATACCGGTTCATCGTGGGGTTCTTGGCGGCTCCTCTGGCGTTGTACGCGCTCTTCGTCATATGGCCGTTCATCCAGTCCATCTACTACTCGTTCACGGACTGGACCGGCCTGAGCCCCGACTTCAGGATGACCGGCTTCGATAACTACGCCCGGATGCTGGACGATGACGTCTTCTGGAAGTCCCTGCAGCACAGCCTGCTGTTCGCGCTGCTGCTGCCGCTGGTGACGCTCGGCCTGGCGCTGTTCTTCGCCTTCATGCTCAATGTCGGCGGACGGCGCCGCAGGGGCGCGGCCATCGCCGGAGTGCGAGGCTCGTCCTTCTACAAGATCGCCTATTTCTTTCCGCAGGTGCTGTCGATCGCGATCGTCGCCCTGCTGTTCCAGTTCGCGTACAACCCGAACGACGGGGCGATCAACGGAGCGCTCAAGGCCGTCGGCCTCGACGGCGTCCAGCCCGAATGGCTGGGCGATCCCGGTCTCGCCCTGTGGTGCGTGATGGCCGTCCTGGTCTGGAGCACGGTCGGATTCTTCGTGGTGCTGTTCTCTGCCGGTATGGCCTCGATCCCGAAGGACTTCTACGAGGCGGCGCTCCTGGACGGCGCCGGCAGGTTCACCACCTTCTTCCGGATCACCCTGCCGCTGCTCTGGGACACCGTGCAGTCCGGCTGGGTGTACATGGGAATCCTGGCGCTGGGCGCGGAATCCTTCGCGGTGGTGCAGATCATGACCGTGGGGCCGGGCGGCCCCGACTACTCGACGACCGTTCTGCCGCTGTACGTCTACCAGGCGGCATTCCGCGACGGTCAGGCGGGCTACGCGACCACGATCGGTGTCGCCCTCCTCGTCGTCACCCTGGCCTTCGCGGCCGTCGTGATGCGGGTGGGCCGACGCGAGCGGCTGGAGTTCTGA
- a CDS encoding carbohydrate ABC transporter permease: MKTTDTPTADTTPAENRPSVAKAPGAAAARGKSGEGQVLNVFSHGILIIWAFMVVLPLIWAVMTSFKTDAGIFNSPWALPDRLHFENWSRAWTEAHMSDYFLNTIVVVGGSLVGTLLFGSMAAYVLARFEFPGNRFIYYLFIGGMSFPVMLALVPLFYVLNNISLLNTLHGLVLVYIAYSLPFTVFFLTAFFRTLPTSVAEAALIDGASHTRTFFQVMLPMAKPGLISVGIFNFLGQWNQYMLPTVLNTDPDKKVLSQGLVELAVSQGYKGDWSGLFAGLVMAMLPVLVVYFIFQRQVQAGLTAGALK; encoded by the coding sequence GTGAAGACCACTGACACCCCCACCGCGGACACCACGCCGGCCGAGAACCGCCCCTCCGTCGCGAAAGCGCCCGGTGCCGCGGCGGCGCGCGGGAAGTCGGGAGAGGGCCAGGTCCTCAATGTCTTCTCGCACGGCATCCTGATCATCTGGGCCTTCATGGTCGTGCTGCCGCTGATCTGGGCGGTCATGACCTCCTTCAAGACCGACGCGGGAATCTTCAACTCGCCCTGGGCGCTGCCCGACAGGCTCCATTTCGAGAACTGGTCGCGGGCCTGGACCGAAGCCCATATGAGCGACTACTTCCTGAACACCATCGTGGTGGTGGGCGGCTCGCTCGTCGGCACACTGCTGTTCGGCTCCATGGCCGCGTACGTCCTGGCGCGCTTCGAGTTCCCCGGGAACCGCTTCATCTACTACCTCTTCATCGGAGGGATGAGCTTCCCGGTGATGCTGGCGCTGGTGCCGCTGTTCTACGTGCTGAACAACATCTCCCTGCTCAACACGCTGCACGGCCTGGTCCTCGTCTACATCGCCTACTCGCTGCCGTTCACCGTGTTCTTCCTGACGGCCTTCTTCCGTACGCTGCCGACCTCGGTGGCCGAGGCGGCCCTGATCGACGGGGCCTCGCACACCAGGACCTTCTTCCAGGTCATGCTGCCCATGGCCAAGCCCGGTCTGATCAGCGTCGGCATCTTCAACTTCCTCGGCCAGTGGAACCAGTACATGCTGCCCACTGTCCTCAACACCGATCCCGACAAGAAGGTGCTCTCCCAGGGCCTGGTCGAGCTGGCCGTCAGTCAGGGGTACAAGGGCGACTGGTCGGGGCTCTTCGCGGGCCTGGTGATGGCCATGCTGCCGGTCCTGGTCGTCTATTTCATCTTCCAGCGCCAGGTCCAGGCCGGTCTCACGGCGGGAGCGCTGAAATAA
- a CDS encoding ROK family transcriptional regulator — translation METPGSQTSLHRANLERVVRAVRMAGSLTQAEIARTTGLSAATVSNIVRELKDGGTVEVTPTSAGGRRARSVSLSGSAGIVIGVDFGHTHLRVAVGNLAHEVLVEEAEPLDVDGSSAEGFDRAEALVNRLIEATGIGRDKVIGVGLGVPGPIDVETGRLGSGSILPGWSGISPADELSERLRVPVYVDSDANLGALGELVWGSGKGVKDLAYIKVASGVGAGLVINGRIYRGPGGTAGEIGHITLDESGPVCRCGNRGCLETFAAARYVLPLLQAGHGPDLTMERVVRLAAEGDPGCRRVIADVGRHIGSAVASLCNLLNPSRVVLGGDLAEAGELVLGPIRDSVTRYAIPSAAGQLSVLSGALGGRAEVLGALALVLNEMGDSTLLGSAPAAGD, via the coding sequence ATGGAGACTCCGGGGTCGCAGACATCTCTGCATCGGGCCAATCTCGAGCGGGTCGTGCGGGCGGTGCGCATGGCGGGCTCGCTCACTCAGGCGGAGATCGCCCGGACCACCGGTCTTTCCGCAGCCACGGTCTCCAATATCGTTCGGGAACTGAAGGATGGCGGCACCGTCGAGGTCACCCCGACCTCCGCAGGCGGCCGCCGGGCCCGCAGCGTCTCGCTCAGCGGCTCCGCCGGCATCGTCATCGGCGTCGACTTCGGCCATACGCACCTCAGGGTGGCGGTCGGCAATCTGGCCCACGAGGTACTGGTCGAGGAGGCCGAGCCGCTGGATGTCGACGGCTCCTCCGCCGAAGGCTTCGACCGGGCGGAAGCCCTGGTCAATCGGCTGATCGAGGCCACCGGCATCGGCCGGGACAAGGTGATCGGGGTCGGCCTCGGGGTACCGGGACCGATCGATGTCGAGACCGGCCGGCTGGGCTCCGGCTCGATCCTTCCGGGCTGGTCCGGCATCAGCCCCGCCGACGAGCTGTCCGAGCGCCTCCGTGTGCCGGTGTACGTCGACAGCGACGCCAATCTGGGTGCCCTCGGCGAGCTGGTGTGGGGCAGCGGCAAAGGTGTGAAGGACCTGGCCTACATCAAGGTGGCCAGTGGCGTCGGCGCCGGCCTCGTGATCAACGGCCGGATCTACCGGGGCCCGGGCGGCACGGCCGGTGAGATCGGCCACATCACCCTGGACGAGTCGGGCCCGGTCTGCCGCTGTGGCAACCGGGGCTGTCTGGAGACCTTCGCGGCCGCCCGGTACGTACTGCCGCTGCTGCAGGCCGGCCACGGGCCGGATCTGACCATGGAGCGCGTGGTCCGGCTGGCCGCCGAGGGCGACCCCGGCTGCCGGCGAGTGATCGCCGACGTCGGCCGGCACATCGGCAGCGCCGTCGCCAGCCTCTGCAATCTGCTCAACCCCAGTCGGGTGGTGCTCGGCGGTGATCTGGCGGAGGCCGGTGAGCTGGTGCTGGGCCCGATCCGCGACTCGGTCACGCGTTACGCCATCCCCAGCGCGGCCGGGCAGCTCTCCGTACTGTCCGGGGCCCTCGGCGGGCGGGCGGAGGTACTGGGCGCGCTGGCGCTCGTACTGAACGAGATGGGGGACTCGACGCTGCTGGGCAGCGCCCCGGCGGCGGGCGACTGA